The Myxococcus xanthus genome contains the following window.
CAGCCCCTCGACGTGGGCGCCGCGCACGCGCTGGAGGTTGGCGACGGCGCCGCCCCAGCGGTGGCTGAATCCGCCAAACACCAGGGTGTGGCCGGAAAGGGTGGCTCGGGCCTCGACGGTGGCGCCAGGGCAGCGCGCGCGCATCTGGGCCCTGTCGAGGTTGGAGCCGTAGGCGAAGTAGAGCATGGGGTTCCTCCTGTTGAGGGCGGACTCTTGGCCCGCCGTTGTCATTGCCAGCCAGGGCACCTGCAGGGCTCTGGCGCGGTGCCTCCATGGTGGGGGCGTACTGGGTTGGGCTCGCCGTCCAGCGCGGTGGGGCCTACCTCTCGTTGCTGACGCGGGGGGCGTCGCGCCTCTCGTTGAAGAGCTCCACCCTCGCCAGGGCCCGAGCGCGGCGGTGCGCGAGGCGTGTCCCTCGGGTGTGCGCCTTCCGGGAGAGGCGCCCGCGGTACTTCTCGACAGGGAACTTGCCGTGCCCCGGACAGCAGCCTCTGTCCT
Protein-coding sequences here:
- a CDS encoding gamma-glutamylcyclotransferase family protein, encoding MLYFAYGSNLDRAQMRARCPGATVEARATLSGHTLVFGGFSHRWGGAVANLQRVRGAHVEGL